The following coding sequences are from one Coffea arabica cultivar ET-39 chromosome 11e, Coffea Arabica ET-39 HiFi, whole genome shotgun sequence window:
- the LOC140021691 gene encoding uncharacterized protein — MEDTAEASWFSELEGMEDPFVSDQYDITDFFDEELSAALGEEQYFPSSLSPQCNSLSSGQIPRNNSTTSLCGSSTMEPPQNVVERPSKHHKANNYLNNSSTLQATNSCHEQVICTFGNSNVVPERNRQQLIMGTNTGDDLVSEALISRASFTSLVEAVKGVHTTKKTSGRTRPPSQTYDHIIAERKRREQLSQQFVALSAIVPGLKKVN; from the exons ATGGAGGATACAGCTGAGGCTTCATGGTTCTCTGAACTG GAGGGAATGGAGGATCCATTTGTCAGCGACCAATATGATATCACAGATTTCTTTGATGAAGAATTGTCTGCTGCACTCGGAGAAGAACAGTACTTCCCTAGCTCTTTATCTCCACAGTGCAACTCACTTTCCTCTGGGCAGATTCCAAGAAACAATTCCACTACCAGCTTGTGTGGATCTTCTACTATGGAACCTCCCCAAAATGTGGTCGAAAGACCATCTAAACACCACAAGGCAAACAATTATCTTAACAACTCGTCGACTCTTCAAGCCACCAATTCATGCCATGAGCAAGTAATTTGCACATTTGGGAACTCAAACGTGGTCCCAGAAAGGAACCGTCAACAGTTGATCATGGGAACAAACACAGGCGATGATTTAGTATCTGAAGCGTTGATTTCCAGGGCTTCATTTACGAGTCTTGTAGAAGCAGTGAAAGGGGTACATACAACGAAGAAGACTAGTGGTCGTACGAGACCACCTTCCCAAACTTATGACCATATAATTGCCGAGAGAAAGCGCCGTGAGCAGCTAAGCCAACAATTTGTAGCTCTTTCAGCAATAGTTCCCGGCCTGAAGAAAGTAAACTGA
- the LOC113717583 gene encoding transcription factor bHLH18-like, with protein MDKTSVLGDTIKYLKHLQQREKELEEQATMQTMESLVLVKKSQLLLEDEGEPSDEQGGCCNEQPLPEIEAKMCDKHVLVRILCEKHRGVLVEILSEMDKLNLDVINTNVAPFGSLALDITIITEMKREFNLSMKELVNSLASGLRRATLQKA; from the exons ATGGATAAAACTTCAGTTCTTGGTGATACAATCAAGTACTTGAAACATCTTCAGCAGCGAGAAAAGGAGCTCGAGGAGCAAGCTACGATGCAGACCATGGAATCTTTGGTACTTGTCAAGAAATCTCAGCTCTTGCTTGAAGACGAGGGCGAGCCCTCAGATGAGCAGGGGGGTTGCTGCAATGAGCAACCGCTTCCTGAAATTGAGGCTAAAATGTGTGATAAGCATGTTCTTGTGAGAATACTGTGTGAGAAGCATAGAGGAGTATTAGTTGAAATACTTTCAGAGATGGATAAACTCAATCTGGATGTTATCAACACAAATGTTGCACCATTTGGAAGTTTGGCTCTAGATATTACCATTATTACTGAG ATGAAGAGAGAATTCAACCTGTCGATGAAAGAACTCGTGAATAGTCTTGCATCAGGTTTAAGGCGAGCAACACTTCAGAAAGCTTGA